A section of the Triticum dicoccoides isolate Atlit2015 ecotype Zavitan chromosome 7A, WEW_v2.0, whole genome shotgun sequence genome encodes:
- the LOC119330395 gene encoding glutamate-1-semialdehyde 2,1-aminomutase, chloroplastic-like, with translation MAGAAAAAAAVASGISIRTVAAPKISRAPRSRSVVRAAVSLGEKAYTVQKSEEIFNAAKELMPGGVNSPVRAFKSVGGQPIVFDSVKGSHMWDVDGNEYIDYVGSWGPAIIGHADDEVNAALIETLKKGTSFGAPCALENVLAQMVISAVPSIEMVRFVNSGTEACMGALRLVRAFTGREKILKFEGCYHGHADSFLVKAGSGVATLGLPDSPGVPKGATVGTLTAPYNDAEAVKKLFEDNKGEIAAVFLEPVVGNAGFIPPQPAFLNALREVTKQDGALLVFDEVMTGFRLAYGGAQEYFGITPDVTTLGKIIGGGLPVGAYGGRKDIMEMVAPAGPMYQAGTLSGNPLAMTAGIHTLKRLMEPGTYEYLDKVTGELVQGILDAGAKTGHEMCGGHIRGMFGFFFAGGPVHNFDDAKKSNTAKFGRFHRGMLEEGVYLAPSQFEAGFTSLAHTTLDIEKTVEAAEKVLRRI, from the exons atggccggagcagcagcagccgccgccgccgtggcctcCGGCATCTCGATCCGGACGGTCGCCGCTCCTAAGATCTCGCGCGCGCCTCGCTCTCGGTCGGTGGTGAGGGCGGCCGTTTCCTTAGGCGAGAAGGCTTACACGGTTCAGAAATCTGAGGAGATCTTCAACGCTGCCAAG GAATTGATGCCTGGAGGTGTTAATTCACCAGTCCGTGCCTTCAAATCAGTCGGCGGGCAGCCCATAGTTTTTGATTCTGTGAAGGGCTCTCATATGTGGGATGTCGATGGAAATGAATATATTGATTATGTTGGTTCCTGGGGTCCTGCAATCATTGGTCACGCAGATGACGAG GTGAATGCTGCACTTATTGAAACTCTGAAGAAGGGAACTAGCTTTGGTGCTCCATGTGCGTTGGAGAATGTGTTGGCTCAAATGGTCATCTCCGCTGTGCCGAGTATCGAAATGGTTCGTTTTGTAAACTCAGGAACAGAAGCTTGCATGGGAGCACTCCGCCTTGTGCGTGCATTCACTGGGAGGGAAAAGATCCTCAAGTTTGAAGGCTGTTACCATGGCCATGCAGATTCCTTCCTCGTTAAAGCAGGCAGTGGTGTTGCCACCCTCGGCCTCCCAGACTCCCCTGGAGTGCCTAAGGGAGCCACTGTTGGGACTCTAACAGCACCTTATAATGATGCTGAGGCAGTTAAAAAGCTGTTTGAGGATAACAAAGGGGAAATTGCTGCAGTCTTCCTTGAGCCGGTTGTCGGCAATGCTGGCTTCATTCCTCCGCAGCCTGCTTTCCTAAATGCTCTCCGTGAGGTGACCAAACAAGACGGTGCACTTCTGGTCTTTGATGAAGTGATGACTGGTTTCCGTTTAGCTTATGGTGGGGCACAAGAGTACTTTGGAATCACCCCTGACGTGACAACCTTGGGGAAAATTATTGGCGGTGGTCTTCCAGTTGGTGCTTATGGTGGGCGGAAGGATATCATGGAGATGGTTGCTCCAGCAGGACCAATGTACCAGGCAGGAACCCTGAGTGGAAACCCTCTAGCTATGACTGCCGGAATCCACACTCTCAAGCGTCTGATGGAGCCTGGCACCTATGAATACTTAGACAAGGTCACCGGTGAACTTGTCCAGGGTATATTGGATGCGGGTGCTAAAACAGGGCACGAGATGTGTGGAGGACACATCAGAGGCATGTTCGGATTCTTCTTCGCAGGTGGCCCAGTGCACAACTTTGATGACGCCAAGAAGAGCAACACCGCAAAGTTTGGGAGGTTCCACCGTGGAATGCTGGAAGAAGGCGTGTATTTGGCACCATCCCAGTTCGAGGCAGGTTTTACAAGCTTGGCACACACAACCCTAGACATTGAGAAAACCGTGGAGGCTGCCGAGAAGGTTCTTCGTCGGATATAG